A genome region from Erigeron canadensis isolate Cc75 chromosome 3, C_canadensis_v1, whole genome shotgun sequence includes the following:
- the LOC122592250 gene encoding NAC transcription factor 25-like, producing the protein MESTDSSTCSQYPNLPPGFRFHPTDEELVVHYLKKKASLVPLPVSIIAEVDLYKFDPWELPSKATFGDQEWYFFSPRDRKYPNGMRPNRAATSGYWKATGTDKPILSTMGDQKVGVKKALVFYGGKPPKGIKTSWIMHEYRLAEHNASNFKSPINLSNKKGSLRLDEWVLCRIYKKNSASRPAERDTDHNDDYMEHMMASSSKPTNSNNNAVLEINNHQETYFETIINNNEDYGSRVMRQSNKLGSSSCSSLKSGGVSSMINPAGKRSYPMTTHHYWNVETSEKRFHSSDDDDMNNNNNNNNGVLMDGGSSFISLLNNNPTVVTQQQQGLIGASFHPNTVLGSPTLGGSSTFPYQLSSLNWHN; encoded by the exons ATGGAAAGCACGGATTCATCAACATGTTCTCAATACCCGAACCTCCCACCTGGGTTTCGGTTTCATCCAACGGACGAAGAACTCGTAGTTCACTATCTAAAAAAGAAAGCTTCTTTGGTCCCTTTGCCCGTTTCTATCATAGCAGAAGTTGATCTATATAAATTTGATCCATGGGAGCTACCAA gtaaagcTACGTTTGGTGATCAAGAATGGTACTTTTTTAGTCCGCGGGATAGAAAGTACCCAAACGGAATGAGACCAAACCGTGCAGCCACGTCAGGGTATTGGAAAGCTACGGGGACCGATAAGCCAATCTTGTCGACGATGGGCGATCAAAAGGTTGGAGTTAAGAAAGCGTTGGTTTTCTATGGTGGGAAACCTCCAAAAGGGATCAAAACTAGTTGGATCATGCACGAATACCGGCTAGCTGAGCATAATGCTTCTAATTTCAAGTCTCCTATCAATTTATCAAACAAAAAGGGCTCTTTAAGG CTGGATGAGTGggttttatgtcgtatctataagAAGAATAGTGCCAGCAGACCGGCGGAAAGAGACACGGACCATAATGATGACTATATGGAACACATGATGGCTTCATCATCAAAGCCTACAAACTCAAACAATAACGCTGTGCTAGAAATAAACAATCATCAAGAAACTTACTTTGAGACGATTATAAACAATAATGAAGATTACGGGTCAAGAGTAATGCGACAAAGCAATAAGCTCGGTTCTTCTAGTTGTTCTTCATTAAAATCGGGCGGCGTCTCTTCAATGATTAATCCTGCCGGAAAACGATCATACCCGATGACTACTCATCACTACTGGAATGTGGAGACCtcggagaaaaggtttcattCTTCGGATGATGATGacatgaataataataataataataataatggagtACTTATGGATGGGGGTTCATCATTCATCTCTTTGTTGAATAATAATCCAACAGTAGTAACTCAACAACAGCAAGGCTTAATTGGTGCATCATTCCATCCAAACACAGTCTTGGGTTCTCCTACTCTTGGTGGTTCTTCTACTTTCCCTTACCAACTTTCTTCCTTGAATTGGCACAACTAA
- the LOC122591065 gene encoding COP1-interacting protein 7 isoform X2 has protein sequence MDPLTHLEYALFQLTPTRTRCDLLLVSGSNKEKLASGLVEPFISHLKFFKDQISKGGYSITLRPPNTGGFWFTKSTFQRLVRFINSPEVLERFIRLEREILQIENSVQSNEGEEPGGEGSLSSDGSTKKSADPSKTKAGEAGDNVQEENSKIQLQRLLETRKAMLRKEQAMAYARALVAGFETENMNDLILFADAFGASRLREACIEFKDLCKKKHNDGLWMDELAAMAAYPPSELAYSGTGGLLIATESNASTLNNDFIDAEGDKNNTDQVSSTPSNVQMQMPWPNQMPPYMYNFPGPQGQRYPYPYPGMGPYYPAHMSWPANPDDSSHGRHHRSSSKKKSKSPLPESSDEEEDESNDDTESDSVSETGTVSKHEKTTRKNKKKSSKTVVIRNINYITSNRKNSDGGSDDSAEDEVDGVLESLVKHHSKSSKSHEKKKKGADLDNESGKRNENWDAFQNLLLKEDVQDDHFTIRNEAMDMGSENYVKNQPKTRTNDSFVVPDRNGGYESRNVNSQDFENGETFRMKGRDYSDTDMVISQRYGEGTDIMTGSRDLGSESSMIRNKREEDWFVVKNSESQSSKSAFTDDYVTMQGDVLSSEINKKAVPVDDSFMVQPQSTAPYESEWRSADVSMIESVNKPDDNEPTQGAQTGFYEPDDLYLMVPRDSGVEPPVRSSWTPEMDYGAEIFTKSEPKPAPVETKEQAEESPVKPKMKKVAKARPLSRSLPTDKRLPFVSRPVVHKSKREQEDEIRKRVEELAAERQRRIAERTAASGGSVSAKKPVNKTGISSPLKKTNPK, from the exons ATGGATCCTCTTACACATCTTGAATATGCTCTGTTTCAACTTACACCAACTAGAACAAG ATGTGATCTCTTGCTCGTCTCTGGAAGCAACAAAGAGAAATTAGCATCTGGATTGGTAGAACCATTCATTTCTCACTTAAAATTCTTTAAAGATCAGATTTCAAAAGGGGGTTATTCGATCACTCTTCGTCCGCCCAACACTGGTGGTTTCTGGTTCACAAAATCCACATTCCAAAG GCTTGTGCGCTTCATAAACTCACCTGAAGTTCTTGAAAGATTTATAAGATTAGAACGAGAAATTTTGCAGATCGAGAATTCTGTTCAAAGTAATGAAGGTGAAGAACCCGGTGGCGAAG GAAGTTTATCATCTGATGGAAGCACGAAGAAGTCAGCAGATCCTTCCAAG ACCAAAGCTGGAGAAGCTGGTGATAATGTACAAGAAGAAAACTCCAA AATTCAACTTCAACGGTTATTGGAAACACGAAAAGCAATGCTCCGGAAAGAACAAGCAATGGCTTATGCCCGTGCACTTGTAGCTGGATTTGAAACTGAAAACATGAATGATCTGATATTGTTTGCTGATGCTTTTGGAGCCTCACGTTTAAG gGAAGCATGCATAGAATTCAAAGATTTATGCAAGAAGAAGCACAATGATGGTCTATGGATGGATGAATTAGCAGCAATGGCAGCATACCCCCCTTCAGAACTAGCTTACTCTGGTACCGGTGGATTATTGATTGCAACCGAAAGTAATGCTTCAACACTAAACAACGATTTCATTGATGCAGAAGGAGACAAAA ATAACACAGATCAGGTATCGTCTACTCCTTCAAATGTACAGATGCAGATGCCATGGCCAAACCAGATGCCTCCCTATATGTACAACTTTCCAGGCCCACAAGGACAACGTTATCCTTATCCATACCCTGGTATGGGCCCGTATTATCCAGCCCATATGAGTTGGCCTGCAAATCCTGACGATTCTAGTCATGGCCGCCACCATagatcatcatcaaaaaagaagTCAAAATCTCCATTACCTGAATCCTCAGATGAAGAGGAAGATGAGAGCAATGACGATACTGAGTCTGATTCTGTTAGTGAAACAGGAACAGTCTCAAAGCACGAAAAGACAACCAGGAAGAACAAAAAGAAGTCTTCGAAGACTGTTGTTATACGCAACATTAACTATATTACTTCTAATCGAAAGAATTCTGATGGAGGAAGTGATGACTCTGCCGAAGATGAAGTTGATGGTGTTCTAGAGTCTTTGGTGAAGCATCATAGCAAATCTTCGAAATCacatgaaaagaagaaaaaaggtgCGGATTTGGACAACGAATCTGGAAAACGAAATGAAAACTGGGATGCATTTCAAAATCTACTCTTGAAAGAAGATGTTCAAGATGATCATTTCACAATCAGAAATGAAGCTATGGACATGGGGTCGGAGAACTATGTGAAAAATCAACCAAAAACGAGGACTAATGACTCATTTGTGGTTCCTGACAGAAACGGAGGCTATGAATCAAGAAATGTCAACTctcaagattttgaaaatggTGAGACTTTTAGGATGAAAGGAAGGGATTATTCGGACACTGATATGGTAATTTCACAAAGATATGGAGAAGGAACGGATATAATGACAGGCTCTCGGGATCTTGGATCGGAATCTTCTATGATTAGAAACAAAAGGGAAGAAGACTGGTTTGTGGTCAAGAATTCTGAAAGTCAAAGTTCAAAATCAGCATTCACTGATGACTATGTTACAATGCAAGGTGACGTTCTTTCATCTGAAATAAACAAAAAGGCTGTGCCTGTCGATGATTCTTTCATGGTACAACCACAATCAACAGCTCCATATGAGTCAGAATGGCGGTCAGCAGATGTTAGCATGATCGAGAGTGTGAATAAACCCGATGATAATGAGCCTACTCAGGGGGCACAAACGGGCTTCTATGAGCCAGATGACCTCTATTTGATGGTCCCACGTGATTCTGGGGTTGAGCCACCAGTTAGGTCCTCGTGGACCCCAGAAATGGATTATGGAGCCGAAATTTTCACAAAGTCTGAACCCAAGCCAGCTCCTGTTGAGACAAAAGAGCAAGCCGAGGAGTCTCCTGTCAAACCTAAAATGAAGAAAGTGGCAAAAGCTCGACCTTTGTCAAGATCTCTCCCAACTGACAAGAGGTTACCATTTGTGAGTCGGCCAGTCGTTCACAAGAGCAAAAGGGAACAG GAAGATGAGATTCGAAAGAGAGTGGAAGAATTGGCGGCAGAACGTCAAAGGAGAATTGCTGAAAGAACTGCAGCAAGTGGTGGTTCTGTCTCTGCTAAAAAGCCAGTTAACAAAACGGGCATTTCCAGTCCACTTAAGAAAACCAATCCAAAGTGA
- the LOC122592248 gene encoding formin-like protein 20, with protein sequence MACFGCLFRKKASRFRKGKSTLGASKRNLGTSKNLSRASKNLSGTSKNLSGSSKRPESSKKGKESNNVVVQKSPRVPHTNSVKMTELRKKIMSFREFVDLPPCVNSSAILELVKDTVKEVRKLYPDVVHCISLSDSEGPMNKAIQELCESIKSLGKHWMHSDEWMVKSGMNNEDNGDLEKRALALLDDIIKVARERAHNLKEDVKSPSSSCGKSSTRSSSDKARLLSSPTTSTSGLQEFQNNKSAKMDLDEANKVINSIDQSNNKEEAKDSAVVEDDDERVNKYETSDGNVTVQMKISIPSSSLKSIVDSENVQLIPTSGSPSSSSERPSISASIVSQSPQLLVAEASQSLPSQHCEKTEISPPILLSEHIHSPKISTNHEEASSPTTLGVLPPPPPPPPPPPFLLVEENDIATSVPPPPPPPPPPPTSMNTSSTTSLSPPPPPPPPPPLPSVITSNTTSLSPAPPTPPVPPAPPPLRTTGTATPPPPMAPGSGMPLAIGAPPPPPPPPGATGRLPPSPPPSIASSDESDPAALPPVPRGNRGAPPPPPAIGGGGKLLRKSVSKLKRSSQMGCLYRQLKAKVEGSGTKTKSLQKKPSKVGAVSGGDEKKGMADALAEMTKRSSYFQQIEEDVKNYSDSIKEVKAALVSFQTTDMDELIKFHKYVESHLEKLTDETQVLARFEDFPSKKLEGLRMAAALYSKLDAIATTLQNWEVEPPVNQVIDRIENYFNKIKEELDTLDRTKDEEIKKFKSQKIHFDFSILIRIKELMVDLSSSCMELALKEKKLASVSKKNSKKASSGRVLWKAFQFAFRVYSFAGGQDDRADNLTKELAQQIQADTAQ encoded by the exons ATGGCATGTTTTGGATGTCTTTTCCGAAAGAAGGCTTCTCGATTTCGG AAAGGAAAAAGTACCTTGGGGGCGAGTAAGAGGAATCTGGGGACAAGTAAAAACCTTTCGAGGGCAAGTAAAAACCTTTCAGGGACAAGTAAAAACCTTTCGGGGAGTAGTAAAAGGCCCGAGTCGTCGAAAAAGGGTAAAGAATCCAACAATGTGGTGGTGCAGAAGTCACCTCGAGTACCTCACACCAACTCAGTCAAAATGACTGAGCTTCGAAAGAAGATCATGAGCTTTAGAGAGTTTGTTGATTTGCCTCCTTGTGTCAATTCTTCAGCGATTTTAGAG TTGGTCAAAGATACGGTGAAagaagttcgtaagttatatcCTGATGTCGTGCATTGTATTTCATTATCAGATTCAGAAGGACCTATGAATAag GCGATACAAGAGCTTTGTGAGTCTATCAAGTCTCTTGGAAAGCATTGGATGCATAGTGATGAATGGATGGTCAAATCTGGAATGAATAATGAAGATAATGGTGATTTAGAAAAACGTG CTCTGGCTTTGCTTGACGACATAATTAAGGTTGCAAGAGAGAGGGCACATAATCTGAAGGAAGATGTAAAATCACCTTCTAGTTCATGTGGGAAGTCTTCTACAAGGTCATCTTCAGACAAAGCAAGATTACTATCTTCACCAACAACCTCAACTTCAGGTCTCCAGGAGTTTCAAAATAACAAATCTGCTAAG ATGGACTTGGATGAagcaaataaagttataaattcCATTGATCAGTCGAATAACAAGGAAGAGGCAAAGGACTCTGCAGTAGTCGAAGATGACGATGAAAGGGTGAATAAATATGAGACTTCTGATGGCAATGTAACAGTGCAAATGAAAATCTCGATACCATCATCATCTCTAAAATCAATTGTAGATTCAGAAAATGTACAGTTGATTCCGACTTCAGGGtcgccatcatcatcatctgaaaGGCCGTCCATTTCAGCATCCATCGTGTCCCAGTCACCGCAACTATTGGTTGCAGAAGCAAGTCAATCCCTACCATCACAGCATTGTGAGAAGACGGAGATATCACCACCAATTTTACTGTCAGAACATATACATTCGCCTAAGATTAGCACAAACCATGAAGAAGCATCGTCGCCCACAACACTAGGAGTTCTTCCTCCACCTCCGCCGCCACCTCCACCGCCTCCATTTCTCTTGGTGGAAGAAAATGATATAGCAACATCAGTgccacctccacctccaccaccaccaccaccaccaacctcAATGAACACAAGTAGTACAACTTCACTATCACctccaccgccgccgccgccaccaccaccgctacCCTCAGTGATCACAAGTAATACAACATCATTGTCACCTGCACCACCAACACCACCTGTACCACCTGCACCACCCCCATTGAGGACAACTGGCACAGCAACACCGCCCCCACCTATGGCACCAGGCAGTGGCATGCCTCTGGCAATAGGAGCACCACCTCCACCGCCACCGCCTCCCGGGGCAACTGGAAGGCTTCCACCATCACCTCCCCCATCTATAGCGTCATCAGATGAGTCGGACCCTGCAGCACTACCACCAGTGCCACGAGGCAACAGAGGTGCTCCACCACCACCCCCtgctattggtggtggtggcaaatTACTACGTAAATCAGTTAGTAAATTAAAGAGATCGTCTCAGATGGGATGTCTGTACCGTCAACTTAAGGCAAAGGTTGAGGGATCGGGTACGAAGACTAAATCATTACAAAAGAAACCCAGCAAAGTCGGAGCAGTTTCTGGTGGTGACGAAAAGAAAGGAATGGCCGATGCATTAGCAGAGATGACAAAAAG GTCATCATACTTTCAGCAAATTGAAGAAGATGTTAAAAATTATTCTGATTCCATCAAGGAAGTGAAAGCGGCTCTGGTATCTTTCCAAACAACAGACATGGATGAGCTGATCAAGTTTCACAAATATGTGGAATCTCATCTTGAGAAACTAACCGATGAAACACAG GTTCTGGCAAGGTTTGAAGATTTTCCCAGCAAAAAGTTGGAAGGATTGAGAATGGCTGCAGCATTATACTCGAAGTTAGATGCAATTGCCACTACTTTACAAAATTGGGAGGTAGAGCCTCCAGTGAACCAAGTTATTGATAGAATTGAGAATTACTTTAATAAG ATCAAAGAAGAACTTGATACACTAGACCGAACAAAAGACGAGGAAATCaagaaatttaaaagtcaaaagatTCATTTTGATTTCAGTATACTTATCAGAATCAAAGAACTGATGGTGGATCTTTCCTCAAGCTGCATGGAATTGGCACTAAAG GAAAAGAAATTGGCAAGTGTATCAAAAAAGAATAGCAAGAAAGCGAGTTCAGGGAGAGTCCTTTGGAAAGCGTTTCAGTTTGCTTTTCGGGTTTATTCATTTGCAGGGGGACAAGATGATCGTGCTGACAACTTAACAAAAGAGCTCGCACAACAAATACAAGCCGACACTGCTCAGTAG
- the LOC122591065 gene encoding COP1-interacting protein 7 isoform X1: MDPLTHLEYALFQLTPTRTRCDLLLVSGSNKEKLASGLVEPFISHLKFFKDQISKGGYSITLRPPNTGGFWFTKSTFQRLVRFINSPEVLERFIRLEREILQIENSVQSNEGEEPGGEAGSLSSDGSTKKSADPSKTKAGEAGDNVQEENSKIQLQRLLETRKAMLRKEQAMAYARALVAGFETENMNDLILFADAFGASRLREACIEFKDLCKKKHNDGLWMDELAAMAAYPPSELAYSGTGGLLIATESNASTLNNDFIDAEGDKNNTDQVSSTPSNVQMQMPWPNQMPPYMYNFPGPQGQRYPYPYPGMGPYYPAHMSWPANPDDSSHGRHHRSSSKKKSKSPLPESSDEEEDESNDDTESDSVSETGTVSKHEKTTRKNKKKSSKTVVIRNINYITSNRKNSDGGSDDSAEDEVDGVLESLVKHHSKSSKSHEKKKKGADLDNESGKRNENWDAFQNLLLKEDVQDDHFTIRNEAMDMGSENYVKNQPKTRTNDSFVVPDRNGGYESRNVNSQDFENGETFRMKGRDYSDTDMVISQRYGEGTDIMTGSRDLGSESSMIRNKREEDWFVVKNSESQSSKSAFTDDYVTMQGDVLSSEINKKAVPVDDSFMVQPQSTAPYESEWRSADVSMIESVNKPDDNEPTQGAQTGFYEPDDLYLMVPRDSGVEPPVRSSWTPEMDYGAEIFTKSEPKPAPVETKEQAEESPVKPKMKKVAKARPLSRSLPTDKRLPFVSRPVVHKSKREQEDEIRKRVEELAAERQRRIAERTAASGGSVSAKKPVNKTGISSPLKKTNPK; encoded by the exons ATGGATCCTCTTACACATCTTGAATATGCTCTGTTTCAACTTACACCAACTAGAACAAG ATGTGATCTCTTGCTCGTCTCTGGAAGCAACAAAGAGAAATTAGCATCTGGATTGGTAGAACCATTCATTTCTCACTTAAAATTCTTTAAAGATCAGATTTCAAAAGGGGGTTATTCGATCACTCTTCGTCCGCCCAACACTGGTGGTTTCTGGTTCACAAAATCCACATTCCAAAG GCTTGTGCGCTTCATAAACTCACCTGAAGTTCTTGAAAGATTTATAAGATTAGAACGAGAAATTTTGCAGATCGAGAATTCTGTTCAAAGTAATGAAGGTGAAGAACCCGGTGGCGAAG CAGGAAGTTTATCATCTGATGGAAGCACGAAGAAGTCAGCAGATCCTTCCAAG ACCAAAGCTGGAGAAGCTGGTGATAATGTACAAGAAGAAAACTCCAA AATTCAACTTCAACGGTTATTGGAAACACGAAAAGCAATGCTCCGGAAAGAACAAGCAATGGCTTATGCCCGTGCACTTGTAGCTGGATTTGAAACTGAAAACATGAATGATCTGATATTGTTTGCTGATGCTTTTGGAGCCTCACGTTTAAG gGAAGCATGCATAGAATTCAAAGATTTATGCAAGAAGAAGCACAATGATGGTCTATGGATGGATGAATTAGCAGCAATGGCAGCATACCCCCCTTCAGAACTAGCTTACTCTGGTACCGGTGGATTATTGATTGCAACCGAAAGTAATGCTTCAACACTAAACAACGATTTCATTGATGCAGAAGGAGACAAAA ATAACACAGATCAGGTATCGTCTACTCCTTCAAATGTACAGATGCAGATGCCATGGCCAAACCAGATGCCTCCCTATATGTACAACTTTCCAGGCCCACAAGGACAACGTTATCCTTATCCATACCCTGGTATGGGCCCGTATTATCCAGCCCATATGAGTTGGCCTGCAAATCCTGACGATTCTAGTCATGGCCGCCACCATagatcatcatcaaaaaagaagTCAAAATCTCCATTACCTGAATCCTCAGATGAAGAGGAAGATGAGAGCAATGACGATACTGAGTCTGATTCTGTTAGTGAAACAGGAACAGTCTCAAAGCACGAAAAGACAACCAGGAAGAACAAAAAGAAGTCTTCGAAGACTGTTGTTATACGCAACATTAACTATATTACTTCTAATCGAAAGAATTCTGATGGAGGAAGTGATGACTCTGCCGAAGATGAAGTTGATGGTGTTCTAGAGTCTTTGGTGAAGCATCATAGCAAATCTTCGAAATCacatgaaaagaagaaaaaaggtgCGGATTTGGACAACGAATCTGGAAAACGAAATGAAAACTGGGATGCATTTCAAAATCTACTCTTGAAAGAAGATGTTCAAGATGATCATTTCACAATCAGAAATGAAGCTATGGACATGGGGTCGGAGAACTATGTGAAAAATCAACCAAAAACGAGGACTAATGACTCATTTGTGGTTCCTGACAGAAACGGAGGCTATGAATCAAGAAATGTCAACTctcaagattttgaaaatggTGAGACTTTTAGGATGAAAGGAAGGGATTATTCGGACACTGATATGGTAATTTCACAAAGATATGGAGAAGGAACGGATATAATGACAGGCTCTCGGGATCTTGGATCGGAATCTTCTATGATTAGAAACAAAAGGGAAGAAGACTGGTTTGTGGTCAAGAATTCTGAAAGTCAAAGTTCAAAATCAGCATTCACTGATGACTATGTTACAATGCAAGGTGACGTTCTTTCATCTGAAATAAACAAAAAGGCTGTGCCTGTCGATGATTCTTTCATGGTACAACCACAATCAACAGCTCCATATGAGTCAGAATGGCGGTCAGCAGATGTTAGCATGATCGAGAGTGTGAATAAACCCGATGATAATGAGCCTACTCAGGGGGCACAAACGGGCTTCTATGAGCCAGATGACCTCTATTTGATGGTCCCACGTGATTCTGGGGTTGAGCCACCAGTTAGGTCCTCGTGGACCCCAGAAATGGATTATGGAGCCGAAATTTTCACAAAGTCTGAACCCAAGCCAGCTCCTGTTGAGACAAAAGAGCAAGCCGAGGAGTCTCCTGTCAAACCTAAAATGAAGAAAGTGGCAAAAGCTCGACCTTTGTCAAGATCTCTCCCAACTGACAAGAGGTTACCATTTGTGAGTCGGCCAGTCGTTCACAAGAGCAAAAGGGAACAG GAAGATGAGATTCGAAAGAGAGTGGAAGAATTGGCGGCAGAACGTCAAAGGAGAATTGCTGAAAGAACTGCAGCAAGTGGTGGTTCTGTCTCTGCTAAAAAGCCAGTTAACAAAACGGGCATTTCCAGTCCACTTAAGAAAACCAATCCAAAGTGA